A section of the Deinococcus cellulosilyticus NBRC 106333 = KACC 11606 genome encodes:
- a CDS encoding ABC transporter permease has product MRINDAIKLALRPIRTRKLESILIILALALGVGVVTLAISMIQTVTAFSMNMDSRNMRELTVVSKKDDWGAFSEGGHQRGIVELGGTRDKAVKLDLKDLEVILKGVPALQYGYVLERQSTKEPGQKNAVWGKEFGVTAATEQFSQADGLKLVQGSWISQKEYMERKPVIMLTDWAAKQRFPGENPVGKTLRLGDYHARDFKVVGVFQPEKDNNDYLSNTTAGWGSIGLVPLNSTWSSQVTQLSFLPRAGTDLAQVQATLRAFVQQQYGPSVVVRSQKDRMLDWRKSAMQSGLLLAAFASAGLIVAAINITNLMLARVLGRTRQFGIASALGADRGLTLRLVLLESLVLGALGGLLGIGLAYGFEKVLKQAMGNATPTGMLTPLTCAEGFGVALLVSVIFGLYPAMVASRLRPIEALKTA; this is encoded by the coding sequence ATGCGAATCAATGATGCAATAAAATTGGCCCTGCGTCCCATCCGAACCCGAAAACTTGAAAGCATCCTGATCATTCTTGCGCTCGCACTGGGGGTTGGCGTGGTCACCCTGGCCATCAGCATGATTCAGACGGTGACAGCATTTTCCATGAACATGGACAGCCGGAACATGCGTGAACTGACCGTGGTCAGCAAGAAAGATGACTGGGGGGCTTTCTCTGAAGGTGGACACCAGCGGGGCATTGTGGAACTTGGAGGCACCCGGGACAAGGCCGTCAAACTGGACCTCAAGGACCTGGAAGTGATCCTCAAGGGTGTGCCAGCCCTGCAATACGGATACGTTCTGGAACGCCAGAGCACCAAAGAACCGGGTCAGAAAAATGCCGTCTGGGGCAAAGAGTTTGGAGTAACGGCGGCAACAGAGCAGTTTTCACAGGCCGATGGGCTCAAACTGGTGCAGGGCTCCTGGATCAGCCAGAAAGAGTACATGGAAAGAAAACCGGTGATCATGCTGACCGATTGGGCAGCAAAACAGCGCTTCCCCGGTGAGAACCCCGTGGGCAAAACCCTGCGGCTCGGAGATTACCATGCCAGAGACTTCAAGGTGGTGGGGGTCTTTCAGCCTGAGAAAGACAACAACGACTACCTGAGCAACACCACGGCAGGATGGGGGAGCATCGGTCTGGTCCCTTTGAACTCCACCTGGTCGAGTCAGGTCACACAACTGTCTTTTCTTCCCAGAGCAGGGACAGACCTGGCCCAGGTTCAGGCCACCTTGCGGGCCTTTGTGCAACAGCAGTATGGACCTTCGGTGGTGGTGCGCTCCCAGAAGGACAGGATGCTGGATTGGAGAAAGAGCGCGATGCAGAGTGGACTTTTGCTGGCTGCTTTCGCCTCTGCAGGTCTGATTGTGGCTGCCATCAACATCACCAACCTGATGCTGGCCCGCGTGCTGGGCAGGACCCGGCAATTCGGCATTGCCAGTGCACTGGGGGCAGACCGTGGCCTGACGCTGAGACTGGTCTTGCTGGAATCTCTGGTGCTGGGAGCACTCGGAGGACTGCTGGGTATAGGGCTCGCTTATGGCTTCGAGAAAGTGCTCAAACAGGCCATGGGGAACGCCACACCCACAGGCATGCTCACCCCCCTGACCTGTGCAGAAGGATTCGGTGTTGCACTGCTGGTCAGTGTAATTTTTGGCCTGTACCCCGCAATGGTGGCATCCAGACTCCGCCCCATCGAAGCATTGAAAACCGCCTGA